Below is a genomic region from Gillisia sp. Hel_I_86.
TTCACCCGGATGAATGCCATTATTTATTAAGACAATAGTATAATTTTCCCTAATCTCATCTAAGCTAAAATTTTCGGTAGGGCTAAAAATAGCTAAATGCATGGGTTCTCCACTATCGGTCTTTCCAAATTTCGTTAGCTGAACAGAGGTAAAGGCATCATCTAATTCTTCGTAATATTTTATAACTTCCGGATAGGTAGGAGTTTGTGTTCCACCAGATTTTTCGAAAACTGTTTCAAAATCGTACTCTTTTATCAGCTTATATTTAGATAGATCACACGAAATAAAAACACAAGCTAATAGGGAGGCTATAAAAATTTTCTTCATAAGAAATAATCCATTTTGCGCTATAAACTTAGTTAAAACTGCAATGGCAGCCAAAACTATTATATGTGAGTTCGTTTTTTTGGAAGTAGTTAAAGTAAACCTAATGCACACATAATATTTTAATCCATTTAAATTATAGCCTATTTTTAATTTTTATTCGAAAAACCATGAAAAATATCACGTTTAGTTTACTGCTTGCCGGGACTATTTTAACCTCCTGTTCACCAATGAAAGGAGTAAAGGAATTTAATGAGCAAGAAAAGCAAAAGTTGTCACAGCGCCCTGCCAATGTAGTTGAAACTGCAGTTGGAAAATTAGGGATTCCAGCACCGTTTCACTCCAAGTCTATCCAAAAAGTAAGTAAAGTTGTTGGTTGGAAAGAGGGCGAAACACCAAAAGCACCTGAAGGCTTTAAAGTGGAAGTTTTTGCTGATGGATTTGAGCATCCACGGTGGACCTATGTGGCTCCAAATAAGGATGTTTTCGTTGTAGAAGCCAATACAAAAAATAGTGCTAACAGGGTAACTATTTTAAGAGACCAAGATGGAGATGGCACATTTGAACATCGCGGTGCTTTTAAGGAAGGCTTAAACCAGCCTTTTGGGATGTTGGTTTTGGGCGATTATTTCTACATCGCTAATACAGATGGGCTTTATAGATATGCTTATAAGCAAGGAGATCTTAAACTGGAATCTGATGGCGAAAAAATAGTGGATCTGCCTGCTGGTGGCTATAACAATCACTGGACCCGAAATCTAATTGCAAATGCAGATGGCAGCAAGATCTATATTTCTGTAGGTTCTGCCAGTAATGTAGGGGAATATGGAATGGATAAGGAAGTTCGTAGGGCTGGGATTTTAGAAATTAACCCTGATGGTTCTGGGGAGCAGATATATGCCAGCGGGATCAGGAATCCAGTTGGAATGGACTGGAACCCTGTTACCGGGGAATTATGGACTGCAGTTAATGAAAGGGATAAGTTGGGAAACAATTTAGTGCCAGATTATATTACGAGTGTGAAAAAAGGGGGCTGGTATGGGTGGCCTTATTCTTATTATGGGCAAATCAAGGATCCGCGTTGGGAAGATAATCCGCATAATGAGCTAGTTGAAAAATCTATCATGCCAGATGTGCCTGTTGGACCACATACAGCCTCTCTAGGTTTGACTTTCTATACACACGATGCTTTTCCTGAAAAATATAAAAACGGGGCTTTTGTAGGTCAGCATGGTTCCTGGAACCGCGATCCGCTTTCTGGTTATAAAGTTGTTTTTGTGCCTTTTGTAGACGGACAACCACAGACACCAGAGGATTTTTTAACAGGGTTCATAGCAAACGAAGAAACTGGGGAAGTACATGGAAGACCAGTTGGGGTGACCACTTTACCAGATGGTTCATTATTGGTAAATGATGATGACTCCAATGTAATCTGGAAAATTTCTGCGGAATAAAACTATTAATATTGAAAAAATTTATTCTTGTTTTTCTCCTACTTTCTAGTATTTCTGAAGCTTTAGCACAAGTGGTAAAAGGTAAAATAATTGATGCAACAACTTTAGGACCTATCGAAAATGCAAAGGTTTTGGAAGTTGGTTCCGGTGTTTTTACCTTTTCCGGTGCCAGCGGAAATTTTGAAATAGAAACTTCAACTACAAATATTATTTTAGAAGTTTCTGCTTTGGGGTATGTCACGCGTCAAATTAAGGCAAACCCTAATTCAGTAAAAAGCATTTCACTAATTCCATCTAGGGAAAATCTTTCTGAAGTAGTTATAACCGGCGCGCTTATTTCCAAAACACTTCAAAATACGCCAGCGTCAATAAGTGTTTTAAGTACTAAAGATCTTCAGAAAATTGATAATTCAAACCTTGCGCAAGTTTTTAATGCTGTTCCCGGGGTGTATGTAAATCAAGGAGCTTTAAATACCACAAAATTAAATATTCGGGGGATTGGGGCACGATCTCAGTATAGCACAAACAGGATTCAGGCTTATTTTAACGGGATTCCCTTAACATCTGGAGAGGGTGAGTTAACGATCGATGATTTTGATGTTGAAGCCATCTCTAAAATTGAAGTTATTAAAGGGCCTACCTCCAGCATGTATGGGGCAGGTTTGGGCGGAGTCATTAATATGTATGCCGGTAATGCTGAAATTGATAAAGCCCAAATCGGAATTTCTTCGCAAGTAGGAAGTTTTGGTACATATAAAAAAACGGTTTCTGCTTCTCATGGAACAAAGAGCACTTCCTTATTTGCCACTTTTAATGATCTGGAAAGCGATGGGTACCGGGACAATGGCTCTTATAAAAGACAATCTGGATTGATAAATGCAAATGTTTTTACCGAGAATGGAAATAAACTTTCCTTTCTCGGAAATTTCACAAAACTAAAAGCGTTTATTCCGAGCTCACTAAATGAAAACGATTATGTAAACGATCCTGAAAAAGCTGCTTTTACTTGGGGGAAATCTCGAGGCTATGAGTCTTATGAAAGAGGCCTCTTTGGGGTTTCATACATACATCACTTTTCAACAGATTTCGCAAACCAAACGAGTTTGTTTGTTAATTTTAGGGACGCTTATGAGCCGCGACCTTTCAATATCTTAAAAGAAAAAAGAGTGGCTACCGGAGCAAGGACAAAGTTCAATTTGCAATTAAAGCTATTTAAATTGGATTCAGAACTGAGTTTTGGAGCCGAATATTATAAGGAATGGTATTCTATGCAAACCTTCGAGAATTTATACCAGGATTTTGAAGATCAAGGAAGCGTGTTGGGAGCTGTTTTAAGCAATAACGAGCAAGATAGAAACTATGCAAATTTCTTCGGCCAGCTAAACTTGGAGCTCTCCAAAAAACTGAATTTGGAGACAGGCTTCAACATAAATACAACCAGCTATGGTTTAGAGGATTTGTATGTAGCCGATGAGATCGATCAATCTGGGGACTATCGCTTTAAAACCACTTTTTCGCCACGCATGGGACTTTCTTATGAGATTGTTCCGGGGAGGAATATTTATACAGCTATAAGCCATGGTTTTTCCACACCCACAGTAGAAGAAACTTTAACCCCGGAAGGACAAATCAATACCGATTTAAAACCCGAGACAGGAATTAATTATGAAATTGGTTTTAAAGGGAATTGGCTGGACAATAGATTATATACTGAAATTGCTTTGTATTCTATCCAAATCGACAATTTATTGGTCGCCCAACGGATTTCGGAAGATCAATATGTGGGGATCAATGCCGGTAAGACCAATCACAACGGAATTGAAACGACTATTAAATATAATGTTCAGTTAACTCCTAAAATCAGGATCCAACCTTATTTTAATGCTGCTTTCAATTATTTTGAATTTGAAGAATTTGTAAATAGGGAAGAAGATTTCAGCGGAAATAAATTACCAGGGGTGCCAAAAAGCACTTTCAATTCAGGTTTTGAAATTGGATATGCCAATAATTTCACACTTTTCACCAATCTATTAGCTGTTGGGGAAATAATGCTGAACGATGCCAATTCCCTAAGCACTGATAATTATCAGGTGATCGATATAAAAGCCCGATATGATTTTAAGGTATTCAATAATTTTGAAGCAAATATTTCGGCAGGAATCAATAATGTATTGGATGAAAAGTATGCTTCCAGTGTCTTGCCAAACGCGGTAGGATTCGGCGGTGCTGCCCCGCGATATTATTATCCGGGGAATCCGAGAAATTATTTTGTTGGTGTTGGGCTGAATTATGTTTTTTAATAATACTATTTGTCATTCCGACGAAGGAGGGATCTCTAACGGGAGAGAATATTTTTCTTTGAGATCCTTCGACAGGATGACATTCAAGGCTTTGGTCACTTCGAGCGGAGTCGAGAAGTCATTAATTTGATATGTTGATTTCAATGAGATTCTTCACTTCGTTCAGAATGACATTGACAATTGTCACTTCGAGATCCGTGATAAAAAAATTATCCAGCGTTGGAAATTGACGTGTTTTTTATATAAGCTGATGGGATGGGATGCTGAAACAAGTTCAGCATGACGATAATTCCGCATCGTCACCCTGAACTGGTTTCAGGGTCTTGGATTCACAAATAAATAAAAAACACGTCAATGGTAGCGGAGTCGAGAAGTCTTTAATGTGAGAAAGTGACTTTTTTGGGATCCTTCGACAAGCTATCAGGATGACATTTGAGTAGTTTGTCATCCCGACGGCAGCTATCGTGTGGACACAATTATTTAATATTTTAAGGGATTAGCATTAATTTTACTCAAAAAATGAGAAGGGGGTTCACAGGCTTAGGGGATAAACGGTTGGTTTATCGGGGCAACAAGATTTTATCGGACCTGTTCAGCAAGAGCGTCCATTCGATCCGTCAGCTCAGCAGGAACGAATCAGACGCAAAGGCCGTTTACCGTTTTTTGCAGAACGATAGGGTCAGTGAAGGAGATATAGTAGAGAACTTGGTACATAATTGCCAGATGGCTTGTGCGGGCAAATTTGTTGTCTGTATCCAAGATACCACGGAGGTCAACCTAAGCAGCCATGGTAATAGGATCAATAAAGATGGCTTTGTGGGCACGACCAATGCGAAGAATTCCCAGGGACTGGGGTTCTTCATCCACCCAAGTTTGGTCTTGGATGCCGTGAGCGGCACCCCCTACGGCTATTCTGATATAAAGATCTGGAACAGGCCCTTGGAGTTCGCATCAAAGCATGAAAGACAGTACGGCAAGCTGCCCATAGAAGAAAAAGAGTCCTATAAGTGGATAGAAGTTTCCAAAAACACACAGGCCTCGCTAAGGGGCGTGGTAGCGGGAATGGTGATCGTACAAGATAGGGAAGGCGATATCTACGAACAGTTTGCAACCATACCAGATGCACAAACAGATCTATTGATAAGGGCCCGTACGGATAGGACCTTGGCGGATGGGTCAAAATTGTTTAGCTGCCTGGCGGACCAACCCTATCAAGGATCCTATGAGGTACAGGTGGATGCCTGTGCAAAGACCAGAAGAAAAAAAAGGATTGCAAAAATTGAAATCAGATATAAAGAGGTGGAACTTAAAAGGACCAGGGCGGCAAGCAAAGCAGTGGCACCCAGCATAAAACTATACCTGGTAGAGGCCAAAGAGGCGAACCGTACCGGGCCGGACAGGGTGTGCTGGAGGTTGTTGACAAGCCTGCCCATAGAGACTCTGGAAATGGCAGAAATGTGCGTGGAATGGTATAAGTGGAGGTGGACCATAGAAGAGGTGTTCAAGATATTAAAAAAAGAGGGCTACAATATCGAGGCGTCAGAGCTGGAGTATGGGTCATCGGTAAGAAAACTGAGCTTGTTGATAATGGAGGTCATCATCAAACTGTTCTTGATGCGGCTGGCGTATGCGGTACCAGAAGGAGAGATGAGCGCCGATAGCTGTTTCACGGAAGAAGAACAAACGTTTTTAGAGCACCAGATAATAAGACTGGAAGGTAGGACAGAGAAACAAAAAAACCCGTATAAGGAAAAAGGGCTAAAGAGATATGTTTGGGCGATAGCAAGACTTGGCGGATGGAAAGGCTATGAAAGCAAAAGGCATCCGGGCATAACGACCCTATGGATAGGATTGAAATATTTTAAGGCTGCCATGGAAGGGTGGACCATTCATAAAGATGTGTCCACACGATAGGACGGCAGGAGGGATCTCTTTTAAAAAAAAACTACTTAACCACCTCTGGCACCATAAAAGAAAAGTCGCCACCATTTTTTCTCACATCTCGAACTACACTGGAAGAAATATGTCCTTTTCCGGAAGAAGAGATCAAGAAAACGCTTTCTATTCCA
It encodes:
- a CDS encoding TonB-dependent receptor, whose product is MKKFILVFLLLSSISEALAQVVKGKIIDATTLGPIENAKVLEVGSGVFTFSGASGNFEIETSTTNIILEVSALGYVTRQIKANPNSVKSISLIPSRENLSEVVITGALISKTLQNTPASISVLSTKDLQKIDNSNLAQVFNAVPGVYVNQGALNTTKLNIRGIGARSQYSTNRIQAYFNGIPLTSGEGELTIDDFDVEAISKIEVIKGPTSSMYGAGLGGVINMYAGNAEIDKAQIGISSQVGSFGTYKKTVSASHGTKSTSLFATFNDLESDGYRDNGSYKRQSGLINANVFTENGNKLSFLGNFTKLKAFIPSSLNENDYVNDPEKAAFTWGKSRGYESYERGLFGVSYIHHFSTDFANQTSLFVNFRDAYEPRPFNILKEKRVATGARTKFNLQLKLFKLDSELSFGAEYYKEWYSMQTFENLYQDFEDQGSVLGAVLSNNEQDRNYANFFGQLNLELSKKLNLETGFNINTTSYGLEDLYVADEIDQSGDYRFKTTFSPRMGLSYEIVPGRNIYTAISHGFSTPTVEETLTPEGQINTDLKPETGINYEIGFKGNWLDNRLYTEIALYSIQIDNLLVAQRISEDQYVGINAGKTNHNGIETTIKYNVQLTPKIRIQPYFNAAFNYFEFEEFVNREEDFSGNKLPGVPKSTFNSGFEIGYANNFTLFTNLLAVGEIMLNDANSLSTDNYQVIDIKARYDFKVFNNFEANISAGINNVLDEKYASSVLPNAVGFGGAAPRYYYPGNPRNYFVGVGLNYVF
- a CDS encoding PQQ-dependent sugar dehydrogenase, yielding MKNITFSLLLAGTILTSCSPMKGVKEFNEQEKQKLSQRPANVVETAVGKLGIPAPFHSKSIQKVSKVVGWKEGETPKAPEGFKVEVFADGFEHPRWTYVAPNKDVFVVEANTKNSANRVTILRDQDGDGTFEHRGAFKEGLNQPFGMLVLGDYFYIANTDGLYRYAYKQGDLKLESDGEKIVDLPAGGYNNHWTRNLIANADGSKIYISVGSASNVGEYGMDKEVRRAGILEINPDGSGEQIYASGIRNPVGMDWNPVTGELWTAVNERDKLGNNLVPDYITSVKKGGWYGWPYSYYGQIKDPRWEDNPHNELVEKSIMPDVPVGPHTASLGLTFYTHDAFPEKYKNGAFVGQHGSWNRDPLSGYKVVFVPFVDGQPQTPEDFLTGFIANEETGEVHGRPVGVTTLPDGSLLVNDDDSNVIWKISAE
- a CDS encoding IS4 family transposase — translated: MRRGFTGLGDKRLVYRGNKILSDLFSKSVHSIRQLSRNESDAKAVYRFLQNDRVSEGDIVENLVHNCQMACAGKFVVCIQDTTEVNLSSHGNRINKDGFVGTTNAKNSQGLGFFIHPSLVLDAVSGTPYGYSDIKIWNRPLEFASKHERQYGKLPIEEKESYKWIEVSKNTQASLRGVVAGMVIVQDREGDIYEQFATIPDAQTDLLIRARTDRTLADGSKLFSCLADQPYQGSYEVQVDACAKTRRKKRIAKIEIRYKEVELKRTRAASKAVAPSIKLYLVEAKEANRTGPDRVCWRLLTSLPIETLEMAEMCVEWYKWRWTIEEVFKILKKEGYNIEASELEYGSSVRKLSLLIMEVIIKLFLMRLAYAVPEGEMSADSCFTEEEQTFLEHQIIRLEGRTEKQKNPYKEKGLKRYVWAIARLGGWKGYESKRHPGITTLWIGLKYFKAAMEGWTIHKDVSTR